One Aegilops tauschii subsp. strangulata cultivar AL8/78 chromosome 7, Aet v6.0, whole genome shotgun sequence genomic window carries:
- the LOC109768553 gene encoding uncharacterized protein At4g15970, whose product MALFSDDDASQYQIRSSKNMTYKVRGDMKKLLPVTTFFLGAALTAALVFLNATLDVNWRPSALASWGTGTQPASNPKTKALTELAEVLKNASMEDGTVIMTSINQAYAAPGSLLDLFLESFRVGEGTAHLLDHVLIVAVDPGALRRCRSVHRHCYLLRRSPGAVDYSGEKHFMTKDYLDMMWGRNRFQQTILELGFNFLFTDIDIMWFRNPLRHIAITSDVAIASDFFNGDPESMGNRPNGGFLYVRSANRTVEFYRRWRRARRRFPAGTNEQEILGRAQGELSRRSGVRMQFLDTAHCGGFCQLSGDMGRVCTLHANCCTGLANKVHDLRNVLRDWRNYTAAPPEDRRVGGFQWTRPGRCIR is encoded by the exons ATGGCGCTCTTCTCTGATGATGATGCGTCCCAATATCAAATTAGGAGCAGCAAAAATATGACCTATAAGGTGAGAGGGGACATGAAGAAGCTCCTCCCAGTCACCACCTTCTTCCTCGGCGCGGCGTTGACAGCGGCGTTGGTCTTCCTCAATGCTACACTGGATGTGAACTGGCGGCCCTCCGCCCTGGCCTCATGGGGCACTGGTACTCAGCCAGCCTCCAACCCCAAG ACGAAAGCATTGACAGAACTGGCAGAGGTGCTGAAGAACGCATCCATGGAGGACGGCACGGTGATCATGACGTCAATCAACCAGGCGTACGCTGCTCCAGGGTCCCTCCTGGACCTCTTCCTGGAGAGCTTCCGGGTGGGCGAGGGCACTGCACACCTGCTGGACCACGTCCTGATCGTGGCCGTCGACCCCGGCGCGCTCCGGCGGTGCCGGTCGGTGCACCGGCACTGCTACCTCCTCCGTCGCTCCCCGGGCGCCGTGGACTACAGCGGCGAGAAGCACTTCATGACCAAGGACTACCTCGACATGATGTGGGGCAGGAACCGGTTCCAGCAGACCATCCTCGAGCTCGGCTTCAACTTCCTCTTCACG GACATCGACATCATGTGGTTCCGGAACCCGCTGCGGCACATCGCCATCACGTCGGACGTGGCGATCGCGAGCGACTTCTTCAACGGGGACCCGGAGAGCATGGGGAACCGGCCCAACGGCGGGTTCCTGTACGTGCGGTCGGCGAACCGGACGGTGGAGTTCtaccggcggtggcggcgcgcgCGGCGCAGGTTCCCGGCGGGGACCAACGAGCAGGAGATCCTGGGGCGGGCGCAGGGGGAGCTGAGCCGGCGCTCCGGCGTGCGGATGCAGTTCCTGGACACGGCGCACTGCGGGGGCTTCTGCCAGCTGAGCGGCGACATGGGCAGGGTGTGCACGCTGCACGCCAACTGCTGCACCGGCCTCGCTAACAAGGTGCACGACCTCAGGAACGTGCTCAGGGACTGGAGGAACTACACGGCGGCGCCGCCCGAGGACCGGCGCGTGGGAGGCTTCCAATGGACCAGGCCCGGCAGGTGCATCCGCTGA
- the LOC109768552 gene encoding large ribosomal subunit protein uL22y encodes MVKYSRDPSNPTKSAKACGKDLRVHFKNTRETAFALRRMPLGKAKRYLEDVLAHKQAIPFRRYCRGVGRTAQVKNRQPNGQGRWPAKSAQFVLDLLKNAESNAEVKGLDVDNLYISHIQVNQAQKQRRRTYRAHGRINPYMSNPCHIELILSEKEEPVKKEADNVVAPRKAI; translated from the exons atg GTGAAGTACTCGAGGGATCCGTCCAACCCGACCAAGT CGGCCAAGGCCTGTGGCAAGGATCTCAGGGTCCACTTCAAG AACACACGCGAGACAGCGTTTGCTCTTCGCAGGATGCCTTTGGGCAAGGCTAAGAGGTACCTTGAGGATGTTCTCGCCCACAAGCAAGCGATTCCCTTCCGGAGATACTGCAGAGGTGTGGGTCGTACTGCGCAAGTAAAGAACCGCCAGCCAAATGGGCAGGGTCGCTGGCCTGCAAAGTCGGCCCAGTTCGTGTTGGATTTGCTGAAGAATGCTGAGAGTAACGCTGAG GTTAAAGGCTTGGACGTCGACAACCTCTACATTTCACACATCCAGGTGAACCAAGCCCAAAAGCAGAGGCGCCGTACATACCGTGCTCACGGACGCATCAATC CTTACATGTCCAACCCCTGCCACATTGAGCTGATCTTGTCAGAGAAGgaagagcctgtgaagaaggag GCTGATAACGTCGTCGCACCAAGGAAAGCTATCTAA